GATCCGCATCCGCGCGACGAGGAACAGGCTGTCGCGGCCGCGTGCGCGCTTGGTCGCGGGCTCGGTGCCGAAATCGTCACCGGTCCCCAGTCCCGTCTCGATGCCGTTCACACTGTCCATTCACCATTCCCGCAGTCCGCGTCCATGATCCCACGCGTAGACCGCAAAGCGTGTCGAATTGCTTACCGGTCAGTCCTCGCGTGAAACCTTTTCGTTCCGCTCGTGGCGCTCCTGCGCCTCGACCGTCATCGTCGCGATCGGCCGCGCCTCAAGCCGCGCTAGGCTGATCGGCTCGCCGGTCACTTCGCAATAGCCATATTCGCCTTCGTCGATGCGACGGATCGCCGCCTCGATCTTGGAGACGAGCTTGCGCTGGCGGTCGCGGGTACGCAGTTCGATCGACCAGTCGGTCTCGCTCGACGCGCGATCGGTGAGGTCGGCCTCGCGCAGCGAGTCGACCTGCAACTGCGACAGCGTCTCCTGCGAATCGCGCAGGATGGCGTCGCGCCAGGTCTGCAGCTTGGTCCGGAAATAGGCCTGCTGCTTCAGGCTCATGAACGGCTCGTCGGCGTCCGGCCGATATCCGCCGTCGTCGTTCGCGGCCTCGCGGCCGCCGGTAGTGTCCACGCGATTCATAACCGTCGCCATACCACTCTCCCTCTGGCCCCGCGGTTCGACCGCGCCGAACCTTGAAACCGCCCCCAAATGGTGAACGCGCCTATAGGCTCGCCGAAAGCCGATCACAAGTCATGGAAGTTGCACAAAGAACCCGATCCCGATCCGATTCTTGCGTCGACTGGCCCCGTGGTTGCAAAGCCGGGCGTCGTGACGGGCGTGGACCACAGGGGGCGATTCTGTCCCAGCGCGGCACGTTAACTCTGGCGATGGCCCCGCGAGCACTGGATTTCTCGCCCGATTCGTCAATAAGGTGCTCAAATCGATTGCACTTAACGCTTTGTTTTGCGCTTTGTCGGATACGGCATCGCAGTGCCGTGAACCGGGATCTGGCGCCGACGCCAGCAACGAGAGAGTGACGATATGTCAGTGCGGATGGCCTTGGCGAAATTGTGCGCGTGCGCATGCGGGGGTGCGATCATCGGCGGGGGGGCCGTCCATGTCGCAGAGACCCCGAAGCGGACTCACATGACCAAGATGACGAAGCGCGTCGTGCGACGCCCCGTCCAGGTCGCCTCCGCGCCCAAGCTGCGACGCCGGGTGGTGACGACGCGGACGACCTGCGCCCCGACCGTGGTGACGGTCGCGAACGCGGCGCCCGTGCCGCGCGAATATCTCGGTGGCGGCGGCGCGGGCGAGCCGCTGGCCGCGACCGGCGGCAGCGTACCGGTGGTGATCGGCGGCGGCGGCGGGTTCTTCGGCGGCGGGTTCGGGGGCGGCTTTGGCGGCGGGTTCGGCGGCGGCTTCGGCGGCAGCGGCGGGTCGAGCGGCAGCATCGTGATTTCCTCGACCTCGAGCGGCGGCAATGTCTCGTCGGCGAGCGGCGGGAGCAGCGGCAACGTCTCGTCGGCCAGTGGCGGGAGCAGCGGGAACGTCTCGTCGGCCAGCGGTGGGAGCAGCGGCAACGTGTCGAGCAGCGGCGACGTGTCGTCCTCCTCGTCGTCGGCCTCGAGCAGCAGCGCGTCGTCGGCCTCGTCGGCGTCGAGCAGCGGCAGTTCGTCGAGCGCGTCGGGCGGCGGCGGTGATCCCGGCAAGCCGGGCAAGCCCGGCCATCCCTGGAAGCCCGGGCATGGCGGCTGGGGCGGCAGCACCGGCGGGTCCGGCGGCAGCGGGTCCAGCGGATCGTCCGGGAGCAGCGGGTCCTCGGGCTCGTCGGGGAGCAGCGGATCGTCCGGCTCCTCGGCGTCGTCGGCGAGCTCCGCGTCGTCGGCAAGCTCGGCCTCGTCGGCCAGCAGCGGGTCGAGCGGCTATGGGTCGAGCAGCAAGGGCTGGAGTTCGAGCGGCTACAGCTCGACCGGCGGGTGGAGCTCGAACGGCAGCAGCGCCTCGGGCAGCAGCGCGTCGAGCGCCTCCAGTGCGTCGAGCGCGTCGAGTGCCTCCAGCGCATCGAGCAGCGGGTCGGGCAGCACCGGGTCGACCGGCGGTCCGCCGGCACCGGTGCCGGCGCCGCCGATGGTGCTGCTGTTCGGGGCTGCGGCCGCGGCGCTGGTGGCGCGCAAGCGGTTCGCCAAGCGGGACGCCGTCGCGGCGTAAGGATCGCTCCGGCCCAAGCCGGGTGGTAAAAAAAGGGCCCGCCGGTCGTCCCGGCGGGCCCTTTTCGCGTTCAGGCGGCCTTGAGCGCCTTTTCGATGTCGGCGATCGGGTGACCGGTGAAATCCTTGTCGATCTCGCCCGCCAGGCGACTGCTGACCTCCTTGTGGTAATGCTTGCGAAGCTCGCCGAGCGTGCGCGGCGGCGCGACGACGATCAGCGAGTCGAAGTCGTTCTTGAGCGCGCGACGCTTGAGCAGATCGGCGGCCTCCGCGGCGAAGCGGTCCTCCTCGATCTGGTGGAAGTCGGTCTGCTCGAGCGAACTGCGGGCGCCGCCCTGCGTCGAGGACGCGCCGCCGGCCGAATCGGTCGCCTGGTCGCGCGTCGCCGGATTGTCCTGCTCCTGCGCGGTTTCGACGACCAGGTTCGGATAGGCGTCGTCGCCTTCGTTGCGCAGGAACAGCAGCTTGCGGCCATCCGCGACGAGCACAACGGAATTATGGGGAATCTGCACGGGGACGCTCTCCTTTTTCTGTGCGTTCACCCTGACCAACGCGCCGGCGGACCGCCGGGTTGCGCGGCCCCGTTCCGCTGGGCATAGCGACGCCATGCACGACATCCGCCTGATCCGCGACGATCCCGCCGCCTTCGACGCCGCCCTCGCCCGCCGTGGCCTGCCGCCCCAGTCGGCAGCGCTCGTCACGCTCGACGGACAGCACCGCGCGACGATCGCCGAGGCGCAGGCGACGCAGACGCGCCGCAACGAGCTGTCCAAGGCGATCGGCCAGGCCAAGGGCCAGAAGGATCACGCCAGGGCCGAGGCGCTGATGGCGGAGGTCGCGGGGCTCAAGGACGCACTGCCGAAACTCGAGTCCGACGAGGCGCGGCTGGGCGAGGAACTGGAAGCCGCGCTCGCGATCATCCCCAACTCGCCGCTGGCGGACGTGCCGCAGGGCGGCGGCGAGGACGACAATGTCCTCGTCCATACGCGTGGCACGCAGCCGGACCTGGGGTTCGCGGCGCGCGAGCATGACGCGATCGGGCCTGCGCTGGGCCTCGATTTCGAGACCGGGGTCGCTATGGCGGGGGCGCGCTTCACGCTGCTGCGCGGGCCGGCGGCCAGGCTGCAGCGCGCGCTCGGCCAGTTCATGCTCGATCACGTCGCTGGCCGCGGGTTCGAGGAGGTCGCGCCGCCGTTGCTGGTGCGCGACGAGGCGCTGTTCGGGACCGGGCAGCTGCCGAAATTTTCGGAAGACCTGTTCCGGACCACCGAGGGGCATTGGCTGATCCCGACCGCCGAGGTGAGCCTGACCAACATCGTCGCGGGCAAGATCCTGGCGGAGGGCGAATTGCCGCTGCGCTTCACCGCGCTGACCCCGTGTTTCCGGTCGGAAGCGGGCGCGGCGGGGCGCGATACGCGCGGGCTGATCCGCCAGCACCAGTTCGACAAGGTCGAGATGGTCGCGATCGTCACCCCCGACCAGTCGGAGGCCGAGCACGAGCGGATGACGCAGTGCGCGGAAGCGCTGCTCGACGCGCTGCAGCTGCCGTTCAGGCGGATGCTGCTATGCACCGGCGACATGGGCTTCTCGGCGGCACGCACCTACGACCTAGAGGTCTGGCTTCCCGGGCAGAACCGCTATCGCGAGATTTCGAGCGTCTCGACCTGCACCGATTTCCAAGCGCGGCGGATGAACGCGCGGTACCGGCCCGCCAATGTTGAAAAGGGGGGCGAGAAGGGCACGCGGTTCGTCCACACGCTCAATGGATCGGCACTCGCGGTGGGGCGGACGCTGGTCGCGGTGATCGAGAACTACCAGCAGGCCGACGGATCGGTCGCGGTGCCTGCGGTGCTGCAGCCCTATCTCGGCGGGCTCGACCGGCTGGCGCCGCGGTGAAACGCGCCGCCGTCCTGCCGCTCTTCGCGCTGGCGGCGTGCATCCCGAGCGTCGACCGCCCGCCGCGCGAGGCGGCGCCGGTGCGGCCCCCGCGCGAACCGCTGCGGATGGTGCAGGCGGTGCCGCCCGAGCAGCCGGTGACGCGCGACGGCAGCGACGTCGCCGCCCTCCCCGCCCCGCGTCCCGCCTGGGAAGCGCGGCCGGTGAGCGCGGATGCGCGGCGGATCGACGAATCGGTCTATGTCGTGCAGCCGGGCGACACGCTGCGCCGCGTGGTCGATCGCTCCGGCGCGAGCCTGGAGGCAATCGCGCGCGCCAACGACCTGGACGAGCCGTACACGATCCGCACCGGGCAGCGGCTGACGATCCCGGCGGGGCGCTATCACCAGGTCCGGCGCGGCGAGACGGGGATCGCGATCGCGCGCGCCTATGGCGTCGAATGGTCGCGGATCGTCACGGCCAACGCGCTGGTCGAACCCTATGTGCTGCGCGCCGACCAACGAATCGTCATTCCCGGCGATGGCGGCGGCAACGGGCCGAGCCGCGCCGATCGTGCCGCGGCGTTCCGGCTCGACATCGACGACATCCTGACCGGCGGCGAGCCGGCGCTGGCGAGCAACCAGGCGCCCGCGCGACCGGTCGCGACGC
This sequence is a window from Sphingomonas ginsenosidivorax. Protein-coding genes within it:
- the dksA gene encoding RNA polymerase-binding protein DksA — its product is MATVMNRVDTTGGREAANDDGGYRPDADEPFMSLKQQAYFRTKLQTWRDAILRDSQETLSQLQVDSLREADLTDRASSETDWSIELRTRDRQRKLVSKIEAAIRRIDEGEYGYCEVTGEPISLARLEARPIATMTVEAQERHERNEKVSRED
- a CDS encoding host attachment family protein, producing MQIPHNSVVLVADGRKLLFLRNEGDDAYPNLVVETAQEQDNPATRDQATDSAGGASSTQGGARSSLEQTDFHQIEEDRFAAEAADLLKRRALKNDFDSLIVVAPPRTLGELRKHYHKEVSSRLAGEIDKDFTGHPIADIEKALKAA
- the serS gene encoding serine--tRNA ligase, encoding MHDIRLIRDDPAAFDAALARRGLPPQSAALVTLDGQHRATIAEAQATQTRRNELSKAIGQAKGQKDHARAEALMAEVAGLKDALPKLESDEARLGEELEAALAIIPNSPLADVPQGGGEDDNVLVHTRGTQPDLGFAAREHDAIGPALGLDFETGVAMAGARFTLLRGPAARLQRALGQFMLDHVAGRGFEEVAPPLLVRDEALFGTGQLPKFSEDLFRTTEGHWLIPTAEVSLTNIVAGKILAEGELPLRFTALTPCFRSEAGAAGRDTRGLIRQHQFDKVEMVAIVTPDQSEAEHERMTQCAEALLDALQLPFRRMLLCTGDMGFSAARTYDLEVWLPGQNRYREISSVSTCTDFQARRMNARYRPANVEKGGEKGTRFVHTLNGSALAVGRTLVAVIENYQQADGSVAVPAVLQPYLGGLDRLAPR
- a CDS encoding M23 family metallopeptidase — protein: MVQAVPPEQPVTRDGSDVAALPAPRPAWEARPVSADARRIDESVYVVQPGDTLRRVVDRSGASLEAIARANDLDEPYTIRTGQRLTIPAGRYHQVRRGETGIAIARAYGVEWSRIVTANALVEPYVLRADQRIVIPGDGGGNGPSRADRAAAFRLDIDDILTGGEPALASNQAPARPVATPKRVLPSNAVVTAPARLAGGGFLWPVDGRVVKRFGSGASGERNDGIKIAVPIATPIHAAADGVVAYVGDGIAALGGLVIVKHGGGWTSIYGHASKLLVQRGQAVKRGQTIALSGDTGFADRPEVHFELRKGRTPVDPAGQLPRT